The following nucleotide sequence is from Psychroflexus torquis ATCC 700755.
TGGTTTTATACCAGATGAAGACATCAAAATTGTCTACACAGGCCTTAGACCAGGTGAAAAACTTTACGAAGAATTACTTGCGGATAAAGAAAATACTAAAGCTACGCACCATCAAAAAATATTGATTGCAAAGTCAAGTTTTGCATTTGATAAATCCAAATTAATTTTATTGGAGAATCTTGTAAATCAAATTGCCAATAATGATGAATTCAAGTCTATTGAAGTTCTTAAAAAATTGGTTCCAGAATTTATACCCTTAACAGAGGAACAGCGTCAAAAAAATGCTGTATAATTAAATTTCTAAAACATAACTGACTTCTGTATTTACCCAAGTCAAAAAATCTTCATCTTCTTTCGAAAATGCATTTTTGGTGTGAGAATCGATATCGATTTGACCAATATTTTGTTTATCAACAAAAAGAGGAATCACCACTTCAGACTTTACATAGATACTACAAGCGATATAATTATCTTGAGCAGCAACATCCTCTACCACAAAGTTTTGGTTGGATTCTGCAACTTGTCCACAGATTCCTTTTCCGAAAGGAATTATAAGATGGTCTGTAGGTTCTCCAGCATAAGCTTTTAAAATAAGCTCTCTTTTATCCCCATTCTTGAAATAAAATCCAACCCAATCGTAAGTTGTAATCTCTTGTTGGAGAATACTGCAAACTTGCGTCAATCTCTGATCGATGACTAGGTTGTCTTGCTTTAAGATATCTTTTATACGGGGTTTTAAGCTTTCAAGGGTCATGATCTGTATTTTAAGCAAAAGTATTTAATATTAGAGCAACACAGAAGAACGCTTTTCTATAAATTTGTTAAATATTAGCGAACGATTTCTTCTCAATTAATTTTTAATGAGGGGATTGCTATAAATACAACAATTTGGAAATTTTTAGAAAAAATAAAGCTGTTATTAAGTTCCTAGGCGTTTTCTTTGGTACTTATATCCTGCTCACCATAGCCTATCAATTGTATCTAGATCACGCTCCAGATCAACCTTATTTTCCTGAAATTATCACCCACATGGTCGCTTTACAAACCGAAAGTTTGATTAGTCTTTTTGGATATGATACCAATAGTATTCCTAGTCATTACGATCCTTCTATGCGTATTGGTATAAACGGGGGTTACTTGGTTAGAGTTGTAGAGGGCTGTAATGCTGTAAGTGTCATCATCCTTTTCTTATCCTTCATTTTAGCATTTAAAAAGGACTTCAAGTCTACAGTTCTATTCATCTTTGCTGGGAGTGTTATCATTTATTCGCTTAATGTCATTCGTATAGCCTTGCTTACAATTGGAATTTATGAGATACCAGAATATCAAGAATTTATGCACGGGACTTTATTTCCAGCCTTTATCTATGGATTGGTATTCTTGCTTTGGATCGTATGGATTAAAAATTACAAACCTAAAGTAAAACCTGTTAATGAATAAAGTCTTAAAAATTGGCTTGATTGGGTTTTTGCTTTTAGGGATTGTGCTAATTCGTTTCTATGAGCATAAGCTCTTTTTAGATCCCTTATTGGAATTTTACAGTTCAGAGTCTAGTTATGCTCAAGCGCCAGAATTTGATGTCATGCAAGTAATTGGCTCAACAAGCTGGAGGTATTGGCTCAATTCTATCATCTCTATAGCAATTATTGGTATTGCTTTTCCTAGTAGAAAAACTATACTATTTTCAATGGTATTTTATGCCTTGGCCTATTTGATCTTGACGCTCTTGTTTTGGTTATTTGTAAGTGATATGGAAAGAGAAAACTTTCTTACTATTTTTTACATCAGGCGTTTTTTAATTCAACCTATATTTGTATTAGTTTTGTTACCAGCCTTTTACTATCAAAAGTATACTGTTAAAGAAAAAGATTAATTCATAAAAATAACTACTTTTGAAATGTGAAATCATTTTTTTCTAAAATAGGATCAATTTCTCTAGCTTTTTTTGTGCTGGTCTCTACGATGTCATTTACCATCGATGCTCATTACTGTGGTAATATTTTAGTAGATAAAGCTATTTTATCGAAAGCACAAACCTGCGAAATGCACCAACATATGCCTTCTGAAAAGGAGTCTAGTTGTTGTGATAACGAGGTTGAAACTATTGAGGGGCAAGATATCCTCCAATTTTCTAAAGCTGAATTTGATTTGGATATTCCTTTAGAATTTACTGTTTTCAGTTTAATTTATTTTTGCGATTTAGATGTTTTTGAAAAACAAATTGATGAATTTCAATTTTACAATCCCCCCCAACATTCTTTAGACCTTCAGCTGCTTAACCAGGTCTTTCTTATTTGATTATTAAAACTTACCGCATTTACTTCAACTGAATCAACTTCAGAAAAAAGTGAAACATGTTGTACCTGTTTTAATATCATATCCCTATGCTGAATACCATTATAAAGTTCTTTTTGAATCAACGGCTATTGTCGTTTATTCTACTTTCCATGATCGTCCTAGGAGGATTAATAGTCTCTCCCTTTCAATGGAATCTTTCTTTTTTACCGAAAAATCCTATTCCTGTAGATGCGATTCCCAACACGGGAGCAAATCAACAGATTGTCTTTACAAAATGGCCAGGGCGATCTCCACAAGATATTGAAGATCAAATTGGCTATCCGCTTACCACATACCTACTTGGTTTGCCAGGCGTAGAGACGGTGAGAAGCTCTTCTATGTTTGGATTTTCTAGTATCTATATCATCTTCGAAGAGGATACTGAATTCTATTGGTCTAGATCTAGAATTGTAGAAAAACTGAGTGCCGTTCCAAAAGATTTATTGCCTCCAGATGTGAAACCCACCTTAGGTCCAGACGCCACTGCTTTGGGGCAAGTGTATTGGTATACTATTGAGGGACGAGATAAAAATAATGATCCGACAGGAGGGTGGAGTTTACAAGAGCTTAGGAGTATTCAAGATTATTTTGTGAAATACAGCTTGAGTAGTGCCAAAGGAATTTCTGAAGTTGCTCCCATTGGCGGGTATGTGAAAGAGTACCAAATCAATGTGAATCCGGAGGCTTTACGGTCTTACGGTATTTCACTTATGCAAGTTGCTAATGCTGTAAAGTCTAGCAATCGAGATGTAGGAGCCAAAACTTTAGAGATCAATCAGGTTGAATATATTATCCGAAGCTTGGGAGATCTCGAAAGCTTAAAAGATATTGAAAATACGATGGTGGATGAGGTGAATAATGTTCCTGTCTACATCAAAGATATTGCGAAAGTTAACCTTGGGCCAGCCCAGCGAAGGGGGATTCTGGACAAAGCAGGAGCAGAAGTTGTTGGAGGCGTGGTGGTTGCTCGAGATGGTTACAACCCCATGGAAGCCATTCAAAACATCAAAGATAAAATAGAAGAAGTCTCCCCTGGTTTGCCAACTAAAATCTTGAAAGACGGTACAGAAAGCAAACTCAAAATCATTCCCTTTTACGACCGTTCAGAATTAATCAAAGAAACCATTGGCACTTTAGAGGAAGCCATCAGTTTACAGTTGATCATCACCTTATTGGTAGTTATTATTATAATCTTCAATCTGAGGACGTCTTTAGTGATTTCATCTGTCTTACCCATATCGGTTTTGCTGGTTTTTATAGCGATGAAGATTTTTGATATACAGGCCAATATAGTCGCCCTTTCGGGAATTGCTATTGCCATAGGAACCATGATCGATCTTGCTATTATCTTAACAGAAAACGTGGTCAAAAAATTTGAAGACCATCCCAATCGTGATCTACTTAAAAATATCTTCGATGGTTCTTCGGAAGTGAGTTCTGCCATTTTAACTGCTGTGCTGACGACCATTGTAAGCTTTGTTCCTGTGTTTAGTCTAGAAGCTGCAGAAGGAAAACTCTTTATCCCTTTGGCTTACACTAAAACTTTTGCTCTTGCTTCGGCTTTTTTGGTAACTGTACTGATTTTACCGAGTTTGATGTATTTTATTTTTAAAATAAAATTGAACAGATCAAAACTGTCTTGGTCTTTAAACATCCTTCTTCTTTTATTGGGAGTCTGGGCTATTTTTTACTCATTTTGGTTAGGGATTTTTATTAGTGTCTATGCCCTGAGTTTTTGGGTGTCCAAATATGCTCATCGCGATTTGAAACCCCTCAAATACCTGCATTATTTTGTCATTATCCTAGGGTTTTTGATAGGCTTAGCTAAGCTCTGGTCTCCACTAGGTCCAGCAAACTCTGTAGTTAGTAATTTTCTTTTTGTAGGGGTTTTATTAGGAATCATTTTAGGCTTTTACCTCATTCTACAAAAATACTACCTAGAGATTTTGAATTTTTTTATGACCAGAATGAAAGGCTTTCTAGCTTTAGTAGCTCTGTTCTTGCTGGTAGCTGTTTTAATGTGGCAAGGATTTTCAAGTGTATTTGGATGGTCTCAACACCTTTCCAATTCCATAGGATTTTCTGTTGAAAAAACCCAAGTTTGGAAAGGCTTAGAAAGAACCTTTCCTGGTATTGGAAAAGAGTTTATGCCCAGTTTGGACGAAGGAAGTTTTATCCTTATGCCTACCAGCATGGCACACTCTGGAATTTCTTTTAACAAAGAAAAACTTCAACAAATGGATGTGTTGGTAAGTCAGATTCCAGAAGTGAAAACCGTTGTTGGTAAATTAGGCCGAGTCGAGTCTGCCATAGATCCTGCGCCAATTTCTATGTTCGAAAATCTCATTACCTATAAGTCAGAATTTGCCTTGGATGAGAATGGTAAACGCGTTGCATATCGTGTGAATGAAAATGGACACTATCAAATTTCTGAAACACTATATATATTGAAGTTTCCAGAATTAACTTCACTGTATTTTGATACTGAAACTTATAGATTCTCAGATCCAGATGGCGAAATTTTGCCAGACAAGGTCAACGATCAATTATTCTACGAGGTCGATAATCATTTTCAACGGTACTTAATTCAAGATGAAGAGGGGCGTTATTTCAGAAACTGGAGAAAGCACATTAAATCTAAAGACGATATTTGGGATGAAATTTCGAAAGTGACTAAAATCCCCGGAGTGACTTCTGCACCTCAACTCCAGCCTATAGAAACAAGACAAATTATGTTACAAACGGGGATGCGGGCTCCAATGGGAATAAAGGTGTCTGGACCAGACTTGAAAACGATTGAAGCTTTCGGACTTCGACTAGAAGAGATCTTAAAACAGGTTGAAACCGTCAAAACCGAAGCCGTTTTCGCCGATAGAATTGTTGGTAAACCTTATTTGAACATCGTCTTAAAGCGTCAAAACCTGGCAAAATATGGGCTGAGTGTAGATGAGGTCCAAAACTTTATTTCCGTAGCTGTTGGAGGGATGCCACTTACAGAGTTGATTGATGGCAGAGAACGCTATGGGGTGAGGGTAAGATATCCACGGGAATTGAGAAATTCACCAGAGACTCTCAAAACAATGTTGATTTCTACATCCAATGGGACTCAAATCCCGATTGGGGAGATTGTAGATATCGAGTATGCTAGAGGTCCACAAAACATCAAAAGTGAAAATACATTTTTAACGGGCTATGTGCTTTTTGATAAAGCTGAGGGAATTGCTGAAGTCACTGCAGTTGAGGATTCTAAATCTTTTATTGCTACTGAAATAGAAAACGGAAACTTAATTGTCCCTTCTGGAATCAGTTATCGCTTTGCAGGAAATTTTGAAAATCAAGTACGATCAGAAAAACGCTTATCTATCATTATGCCACTAGTCCTGATTGTTATTTTCTTAATCCTTTATTTCCAGTTCAAATCAGTGGCTATAAGTGCTATGATATTTTCTTCCATAGCGCTAGCCTTCAGTGGAGGTTTTATTTTAATCTGGTTTTATGGGCAAGGCTGGTTTTTAAATTTCAGTGTTT
It contains:
- a CDS encoding GAF domain-containing protein; the protein is MTLESLKPRIKDILKQDNLVIDQRLTQVCSILQQEITTYDWVGFYFKNGDKRELILKAYAGEPTDHLIIPFGKGICGQVAESNQNFVVEDVAAQDNYIACSIYVKSEVVIPLFVDKQNIGQIDIDSHTKNAFSKEDEDFLTWVNTEVSYVLEI
- the xrtF gene encoding exosortase family protein XrtF; protein product: MEIFRKNKAVIKFLGVFFGTYILLTIAYQLYLDHAPDQPYFPEIITHMVALQTESLISLFGYDTNSIPSHYDPSMRIGINGGYLVRVVEGCNAVSVIILFLSFILAFKKDFKSTVLFIFAGSVIIYSLNVIRIALLTIGIYEIPEYQEFMHGTLFPAFIYGLVFLLWIVWIKNYKPKVKPVNE
- a CDS encoding exosortase F system-associated membrane protein, whose product is MNKVLKIGLIGFLLLGIVLIRFYEHKLFLDPLLEFYSSESSYAQAPEFDVMQVIGSTSWRYWLNSIISIAIIGIAFPSRKTILFSMVFYALAYLILTLLFWLFVSDMERENFLTIFYIRRFLIQPIFVLVLLPAFYYQKYTVKEKD
- a CDS encoding HYC_CC_PP family protein; this translates as MKSFFSKIGSISLAFFVLVSTMSFTIDAHYCGNILVDKAILSKAQTCEMHQHMPSEKESSCCDNEVETIEGQDILQFSKAEFDLDIPLEFTVFSLIYFCDLDVFEKQIDEFQFYNPPQHSLDLQLLNQVFLI
- a CDS encoding efflux RND transporter permease subunit, which translates into the protein MLNTIIKFFLNQRLLSFILLSMIVLGGLIVSPFQWNLSFLPKNPIPVDAIPNTGANQQIVFTKWPGRSPQDIEDQIGYPLTTYLLGLPGVETVRSSSMFGFSSIYIIFEEDTEFYWSRSRIVEKLSAVPKDLLPPDVKPTLGPDATALGQVYWYTIEGRDKNNDPTGGWSLQELRSIQDYFVKYSLSSAKGISEVAPIGGYVKEYQINVNPEALRSYGISLMQVANAVKSSNRDVGAKTLEINQVEYIIRSLGDLESLKDIENTMVDEVNNVPVYIKDIAKVNLGPAQRRGILDKAGAEVVGGVVVARDGYNPMEAIQNIKDKIEEVSPGLPTKILKDGTESKLKIIPFYDRSELIKETIGTLEEAISLQLIITLLVVIIIIFNLRTSLVISSVLPISVLLVFIAMKIFDIQANIVALSGIAIAIGTMIDLAIILTENVVKKFEDHPNRDLLKNIFDGSSEVSSAILTAVLTTIVSFVPVFSLEAAEGKLFIPLAYTKTFALASAFLVTVLILPSLMYFIFKIKLNRSKLSWSLNILLLLLGVWAIFYSFWLGIFISVYALSFWVSKYAHRDLKPLKYLHYFVIILGFLIGLAKLWSPLGPANSVVSNFLFVGVLLGIILGFYLILQKYYLEILNFFMTRMKGFLALVALFLLVAVLMWQGFSSVFGWSQHLSNSIGFSVEKTQVWKGLERTFPGIGKEFMPSLDEGSFILMPTSMAHSGISFNKEKLQQMDVLVSQIPEVKTVVGKLGRVESAIDPAPISMFENLITYKSEFALDENGKRVAYRVNENGHYQISETLYILKFPELTSLYFDTETYRFSDPDGEILPDKVNDQLFYEVDNHFQRYLIQDEEGRYFRNWRKHIKSKDDIWDEISKVTKIPGVTSAPQLQPIETRQIMLQTGMRAPMGIKVSGPDLKTIEAFGLRLEEILKQVETVKTEAVFADRIVGKPYLNIVLKRQNLAKYGLSVDEVQNFISVAVGGMPLTELIDGRERYGVRVRYPRELRNSPETLKTMLISTSNGTQIPIGEIVDIEYARGPQNIKSENTFLTGYVLFDKAEGIAEVTAVEDSKSFIATEIENGNLIVPSGISYRFAGNFENQVRSEKRLSIIMPLVLIVIFLILYFQFKSVAISAMIFSSIALAFSGGFILIWFYGQGWFLNFSVFGENLRDVFQLKIINSSVAVWVGFIALFGIATDDAVLMATYLKQSLKDNPTKTISELKTAVMEGGQKRIRPAVMTSITTIIALLPVLSSTGKGSDIMVPMAIPAFGGMLMASLTYFLLPILFYLFYKKTMNTTQS